The Athene noctua chromosome 15, bAthNoc1.hap1.1, whole genome shotgun sequence genome contains a region encoding:
- the HAGH gene encoding hydroxyacylglutathione hydrolase, mitochondrial isoform X2, whose product MLGGGWRGLGTALAALGAGALLRAGPAQLRAVFLHTEHEQRKSKTVTQADMKVELLPALTDNYMYLLIDEETKEAAIVDPVQPQKVLDAVKKHGVKLTTVLTTHHHWDHAGGNEKLVKMESGLRVYGGDSRVGALTQKVSHLTSLKVGSLNVKCLCTPCHTSGHICYYVTKPNSSEPPAVFTGDTLFVAGCGKFFEGTPEEMYRALIEILGSLDPKTRVYCGHEYTINNLKFARHVEPNNITIQEKLAWAKAKYDSGEPTIPSTIAEEFTYNPFMRVREKTVQQHAGETDPIRTMGAIRKEKDNFRVPKD is encoded by the exons ATGCtcggcgggggctggcggggcctcGGCACCGCCCTGGCGGCCCTGGGAGCTGGGGCCCTGCTCCGAGCCG GTCCAGCACAGCTGCGAGCTGTCTTCCTGCACACAGAGCACGAGCAGAGGAAGTCAAAGACGGTCACACAAGCCGACATGAAGGTGGAATTGCTGCCAGCCCTCACAGACAACTACATGTACCTCCTCATTGATGAGGAAACCAAGGAGGCTGCAATAGTTGATCCTGTGCAGCCCCAGAAG GTTTTGGATGCAGTCAAAAAGCACGGCGTGAAGCTGACCACTGTCCTGACCACACATCATCACTG GGACCATGCTGGAGGAAATGAGAAGCTCGTAAAGATGGAGTCGGGGTTGCGTGTGTATGGGGGAGACAGCAGGGTCGGAGCGCTGACGCAGAAAGTGTCTCACCTTACATCACTCAAG GTGGGATCTCTTAATGTGAAATGCCTCTGTACGCCGTGTCACACTTCTGGACACATCTGTTATTATGTGACTAAGCCAAATAGCTCCGAGCCACCTGCTGTTTTTACAG GTGACACACTGTTTGTGGCTGGGTGTGGGAAATTCTTCGAGGGAACCCCAGAGGAAATGTACAGAGCACTGATTGAGATTTTGGGCAGCTTGGACCCCAAAACG AGAGTTTACTGTGGTCACGAATACACCATCAACAATCTCAAGTTTGCTCGACACGTTGAACCCAATAACATCACTATCCAGGAAAAGCTGGCTTGGGCCAAG GCAAAATATGACAGTGGTGAGCCAACCATACCCTCCACCATCGCAGAGGAGTTCACGTACAACCCCTTTATGCGAGTGAG ggagaAGACGGTTCAGCAGCACGCTGGGGAGACCGACCCCATCCGAACAATGGGGGCCATCAGGAAGGAGAAGGATAATTTCCGTGTCCCAAAGGACTGA
- the FAHD1 gene encoding oxaloacetate tautomerase FAHD1, mitochondrial: protein MASSSKPLSRFWEWGRNIVCVGRNYAEHAKEMGSALPQEPLFFLKPSSAYVREGSPILRPYYCNNLHHEVELGVVMGSRAQAVSQEAAMEHVAGYALCLDMTARDTQEQCKKKGLPWTLAKGFGSSCPVSDFVPKEKIPDPHKLKIWLKVNGELRQEGETSSMIFSIPYLISYISEIFPLEEGDLILTGSPKGVGSVQANDEIEAGIRDVLSMRFKVAQQTRGS, encoded by the coding sequence ATGGCTTCCTCCTCCAAACCCCTGTCCCGGTTTTGGGAGTGGGGCAGGAATATCGTTTGCGTGGGGCGCAACTACGCTGAGCACGCCAAGGAGATGGGGAGCGCGCTGCCCCAGGAGCCCCTCTTCTTCCTCAAGCCTTCCTCGGCCTACGTGCGCGAAGGCTCGCCCATCCTCCGGCCCTACTACTGCAACAACCTGCACCACGAAGTGGAGCTGGGGGTGGTGatggggagcagagcccaggccGTGTCCCAGGAAGCAGCCATGGAGCACGTGGCAGGTTATGCCCTGTGCTTGGACATGACAGCACGGGACACGCAGGAGCAGTGCAAAAAGAAGGGTCTGCCCTGGACCTTGGCCAAGGGCTTCGGTTCGTCGTGCCCAGTCAGTGACTTTGTGCCCAAGGAGAAGATCCCAGACCCTCACAAGCTGAAGATCTGGCTCAAGGTGAACGGTGAGCTGAGGCAGGAGGGGGAGACCTCCTCGATGATCTTCTCTATCCCTTACCTGATCAGCTACATCAGTGAGATCTTCCCACTGGAAGAAGGGGACTTGATCTTGACGGGGTCCCCCAAAGGAGTTGGGTCTGTGCAGGCCAACGATGAGATAGAGGCCGGGATAAGAGATGTCCTCTCCATGCGGTTTAAGGTGGCGCAGCAGACGCGTGGATCCTAA
- the MEIOB gene encoding meiosis-specific with OB domain-containing protein, giving the protein MAYSSSTRDFVALSDLHPNLAHPSVIGVVIGKTDVRGFPDRKNIGSERYTFSFTIRDSLTYFINVHSWGREDYIRSLSQSFRVGDCVTIENPLVQSKEAEREEKFNPVTPSCYKLLLSENHSTVKTSSCYETDTKLLSLLHLPVKDPQDYYSLGDIIANGQSLDGRILNVLAAVMSVGEPKYFTTSDKRKGQRCEVKLYDETEMSFPIICWDNESIQLAQSWIPRETVIFASDVRINFDKFRNCMTATVISKTIITTNPETAEANVLFSFIKECAQLGGLHDKMDEQSKGSVNLETIVDVYTVEQLKEKALQIDGKLEPLYGIIYGYISTLDIDDNISKVIRNRCSICRFIVNEMSNTCTFCSDVSPDSKSTFASFDILVDLTDHTGTLYSCYLSDCVAEETLGCTVHEFLTLADDKKTALKWQILLERSKIYFKVTLSPNWRTGLKVNVLSCKLADPTEGSQSQSLLGKETGNKRLHY; this is encoded by the exons agtGTAATCGGTGTGGTTATTGGGAAAACAGATGTCAGAGgctttccagacagaaaaa ACATTGGTTCTGAAAGATACACCTTCAGTTTTACTATTCGTGATTCACTGACTTATTTTATAAATGTACACTCTTGGGGCAGAGAAGACTATATTAGATCACTTTCACAAAGCTTTAGAGTCGGTGACTGTG TTACAATTGAAAATCCTTTAGTTCAGTCAAAGGAagcggaaagggaagaaaaattcaACCCTGTAACTCCTAG CTGCTACAAGTTATTGCTCAGTGAAAATCATTCAACGGTCAAAACGTCTTCATGTTATGAAACAGACACGAAACTACTTTCTCTGTTGCATCTGCCCGTCAAGGACCCTCAGGATTATTATTCACTGGGTGATATCATTGCAAATGGACAAAGCCTCGATGGAAGAATACTGAATGTGCTTGCTGCTGTAATGTCA GTTGGGGAGCCAAAATATTTTACGACTTCAGACAAAAGAAAAGGTCAGAGATGTGAAGTAAAGCTGTATGATGAAACAGAGATGTCTTTTCCAATCATAtg TTGGGATAATGAATCTATCCAGCTTGCACAGAGTTGGATCCCACGAGAAACAG TAATATTTGCATCAGATGTGAGAATAAATTTTGACAAATTTAGGAACTGTATGACTGCAACTGTGATATCAAAAACCATCATTACAACTAACCCAG aaacagcagaagcaaatgTTCTCTTCAGCTTCATAAAAGAGTGTGCACAGTTAGGAGGTCTGCATGATAAAATGGACGAGCAGTCAAAAGGATCTGTTAACT TGGAGACTATAGTTGATGTTTATACTGTggaacagctgaaggaaaaagctTTACAGATTGATGGGAAACTTGAACCACTCTATGGCATTATCTATGGCTACATTTCTACACTGGACATTGATGATAATATATCTAAAGTTATTCGCAACAGATG TTCAATATGCCGTTTCATAGTGAATGAAATGTCAAACACATGCACTTTCTGCAGTGACGTGTCTCCAGATTCAAAGTCAACTTTTGCAAGCTTTGACATACTTGTTGATCTGACAGATCACACAGGCACTCTTTATTCTTGTTACCTGTCTGACTGTGTAGCTGAGGAAACATTAGGCTGCACA GTCCACGAATTCCTCACTCTAGCAGATGACAAGAAGACTGCATTGAAATGGCAAATTCTTTTGGAACGAagcaagatttattttaaa GTTACTTTGTCACCCAATTGGAGAACGGGACTGAAAGTGAATGTTCTTTCATGCAAACTGGCAGACCCAACAGAGGGGAGTCAGAGTCAGAGCTTGTTGGGAAAAGAGACTGGAAATAAGAGATTACACTATTAA
- the HAGH gene encoding hydroxyacylglutathione hydrolase, mitochondrial isoform X1 translates to MKVELLPALTDNYMYLLIDEETKEAAIVDPVQPQKVLDAVKKHGVKLTTVLTTHHHWDHAGGNEKLVKMESGLRVYGGDSRVGALTQKVSHLTSLKVGSLNVKCLCTPCHTSGHICYYVTKPNSSEPPAVFTGDTLFVAGCGKFFEGTPEEMYRALIEILGSLDPKTRVYCGHEYTINNLKFARHVEPNNITIQEKLAWAKAKYDSGEPTIPSTIAEEFTYNPFMRVREKTVQQHAGETDPIRTMGAIRKEKDNFRVPKD, encoded by the exons ATGAAGGTGGAATTGCTGCCAGCCCTCACAGACAACTACATGTACCTCCTCATTGATGAGGAAACCAAGGAGGCTGCAATAGTTGATCCTGTGCAGCCCCAGAAG GTTTTGGATGCAGTCAAAAAGCACGGCGTGAAGCTGACCACTGTCCTGACCACACATCATCACTG GGACCATGCTGGAGGAAATGAGAAGCTCGTAAAGATGGAGTCGGGGTTGCGTGTGTATGGGGGAGACAGCAGGGTCGGAGCGCTGACGCAGAAAGTGTCTCACCTTACATCACTCAAG GTGGGATCTCTTAATGTGAAATGCCTCTGTACGCCGTGTCACACTTCTGGACACATCTGTTATTATGTGACTAAGCCAAATAGCTCCGAGCCACCTGCTGTTTTTACAG GTGACACACTGTTTGTGGCTGGGTGTGGGAAATTCTTCGAGGGAACCCCAGAGGAAATGTACAGAGCACTGATTGAGATTTTGGGCAGCTTGGACCCCAAAACG AGAGTTTACTGTGGTCACGAATACACCATCAACAATCTCAAGTTTGCTCGACACGTTGAACCCAATAACATCACTATCCAGGAAAAGCTGGCTTGGGCCAAG GCAAAATATGACAGTGGTGAGCCAACCATACCCTCCACCATCGCAGAGGAGTTCACGTACAACCCCTTTATGCGAGTGAG ggagaAGACGGTTCAGCAGCACGCTGGGGAGACCGACCCCATCCGAACAATGGGGGCCATCAGGAAGGAGAAGGATAATTTCCGTGTCCCAAAGGACTGA
- the HAGHL gene encoding hydroxyacylglutathione hydrolase-like protein, with protein sequence MKVKVISVLEDNYMYLVIEESTRDAIAVDAAVPKRLLEIIRKEDVALRAILTTHHHWDHARGNEELARLCPGLRVYGADERIGALTHKVTHGQELTFGAIRVRCLFTPCHTSGHMCYFMWEDGSLDAPALFSGDTLFVGGCGKFFEGTAEQMYTNLTQVLGALPKETKVFCGHECTVRNLKFALKVEPENEIVKKKLAWAKQRDDEDLPTVPSTLQEEFLYNPFLRVTEEPLQKFTGKTDPVEVLRTLRTEKDNFKKPKEQPNPQAVLAFDWGLFSPFLEKK encoded by the exons ATGAAGGTGAAGGTGATTTCTGTCCTGGAGGACAACTACATGTACCTGGTCATCGAGGAGAGCACCCGGGACGCCATCGCGGTGGACGCCGCCGTCCCCAAAAGG TTGCTGGAAATCATCAGGAAGGAGGACGTGGCGCTCAGAGCGATCCTCACCACCCACCACCACTG GGACCACGCGAGGGGCAACGAGGAGCTGGCGAGGCTCTGCCCAGGTCTGCGGGTGTACGGTGCCGATGAGCGGATCGGGGCCCTGACACACAAGGTGACCCATGGCCAGGAGCTGACG TTTGGGGCCATCCGGGTGAGGTGTCTCTTCACCCCCTGCCACACCTCAGGCCACATGTGCTACTTCATGTGGGAGGACGGTTCCCTGGACGCTCCGGCTCTTTTCTCAG GTGACACCCTGTTCGTGGGAGGCTGCGGGAAGTTCTTCGAGGGGACGGCGGAGCAGATGTACACCAATCTCACCCAGGTCCTGGGGGCTTTGCCGAAGGAAACG AAGGTGTTCTGCGGCCACGAATGCACTGTCCGAAACCTCAAGTTTGCCTTAAAAGTGGAACCAGAGAATGAAATAGTGAAGAAGAAACTCGCATGGGCCAAA CAGCGGGATGACGAGGACCTGCCCACGGTGCCCTCCACGCTGCAGGAGGAGTTCCTCTACAACCCCTTCCTGCGGGTCAC GGAGGAGCCCTTGCAGAAGTTCACGGGTAAGACGGACCCGGTGGAGGTGCTGAGGACGCTCCGTACCGAGAAGGATAACTTCAAGAAGCCCAAGGAGCAGCCCAATCCCCAGGCTGTGCTCGCGTTTGACTGGGGCCTTTTCAGCCCCTTCCTTGAGAAGAAGTGA